The Triticum aestivum cultivar Chinese Spring chromosome 3A, IWGSC CS RefSeq v2.1, whole genome shotgun sequence genome includes a region encoding these proteins:
- the LOC123058747 gene encoding transcription factor LAX PANICLE 1, giving the protein MDPYHYENIHDPHGCSFPIHPQPPLLLHHYPAAALAESRVSRGGAGRRRPGAKLSTDPQSVAARERRHRISDRFRVLRSLVPGGSKMDTVSMLEQAIHYVKFLKAQVSLHQAALIQHEEGCGGVVHGEFAGAAGEVTAMELPAAQALQEVMSRYYAAAHQVEELDLCAGQMSSSSHDLPPLPSCILDEESAAACYSGCSLQAEEIAHAHGSY; this is encoded by the coding sequence ATGGATCCATATCACTACGAAAACATCCATGACCCACACGGCTGCAGCTTCCCCATCCACCCGCAGCCGCCTCTCCTCCTCCACCACTACCCGGCCGCCGCGCTCGCGGAGAGCCGGGTCAGCAGGGGCGGTGCCGGACGGCGCCGCCCCGGCGCGAAGCTCTCGACTGACCCCCAGAGCGTTGCGGCGCGGGAGCGCCGGCACCGGATCAGCGACCGCTTCCGCGTGCTCCGCAGCCTCGTGCCCGGCGGCAGCAAGATGGACACCGTCTCCATGCTGGAGCAGGCCATCCACTACGTCAAGTTCCTCAAGGCGCAGGTCAGCCTGCACCAGGCCGCGCTCATACAGCACGAGGAGGGCTGcggcggcgtcgtccatggcgaGTTCGCCGGCGCCGCTGGCGAGGTGACGGCGATGGAGCTTCCGGCAGCGCAGGCGCTGCAGGAGGTGATGAGCCGCTACTACGCTGCAGCTCATCAGGTGGAAGAGCTTGATCTATGCGCGGGGCAGATGAGCAGTAGTTCTCACGATCTGCCTCCGCTGCCTTCCTGCATCTTGGATGAGGAGTCTGCGGCCGCGTGCTACTCCGGGTGCAGCCTCCAAGCCGAGGAGATCGCTCACGCTCACGGATCTTATTAG